Proteins found in one Acidobacteriota bacterium genomic segment:
- a CDS encoding DUF4442 domain-containing protein: protein MTTLRAWWTRFRDLPGGPWLFSRIFGFAIPYSGSVSPRIRVLQPGRAVIAMGDRRGVRNHLTSIHAIALTNLAEMTTGLALGYGLPDGMRTILVRVECEFLKKARGTITATCDAPVFTEIVEKEVLVESVLTNEAGDVVAKGRAVWLAGPVKA from the coding sequence GTGACGACACTGCGCGCGTGGTGGACCCGATTCCGGGATCTGCCGGGCGGGCCGTGGCTCTTCTCGCGCATCTTCGGCTTCGCGATCCCGTACTCGGGAAGCGTGAGCCCGCGCATTCGGGTGCTCCAGCCCGGCCGCGCCGTGATCGCGATGGGCGACCGCCGCGGCGTGCGCAACCACCTCACGTCCATCCACGCGATCGCCCTCACCAACCTCGCCGAGATGACGACCGGCCTCGCGCTGGGCTACGGGCTGCCCGACGGGATGCGCACGATCCTCGTCCGCGTCGAATGCGAATTCCTCAAGAAGGCGCGCGGCACCATCACGGCCACGTGCGACGCGCCGGTCTTCACGGAGATCGTCGAGAAGGAGGTCCTCGTGGAAAGCGTCCTCACGAACGAGGCGGGCGACGTCGTCGCGAAGGGGCGGGCCGTGTGGCTCGCGGGGCCGGTGAAGGCGTGA